In Benincasa hispida cultivar B227 chromosome 8, ASM972705v1, whole genome shotgun sequence, the sequence GGCACAGATATACATGAAAGAGGTGGTGAGATTGCACGAAGTGCCTGTGTCCATTGTGTCGGACAAAGACCCGCGTTTCATGTCTAACTTCTGGAAGAGTCTTCAGGTAGCTTTGGGGACCCAGTTGGATTTTAGTACAGCTTTTCATCCGCAGTCTGATGGGCAGACAGAGAGATTGAATCagatattggaagatatgttgcGTGCCTATGCCATAGAGTTTTCAGGAAGTTGGGATGCTCACTTGCATTTGATGAAGTTTGCTTATCATAACAGCTACCAGTCTACTATTGGAATGTCACCATTTGAGGCCCTTTATGGGAAGAGTTGCAGATCACTTGTCtgttgggatgaggtaggagaGAGGAAATTGATAGGTCCTGAGCTAGTGCAGACCACGAATTAGGCAATACAGAAGACCAGGGCTTGTATGCAAACAACTCAAAGCAGACATAAAAGCTATATCGATGTGAAACACAAGGACCTAGAATTTGAGACTGGTGATAAAGCATTCTGAAAAGTGGCACCTATGAAACATATTTTTAGGTTTGGCAGGAAAGGGAAATTGAGtccgagattcattggacctttcgaggtaTTGGAACGAATTGGCCCCGTAGCTTACCGATTGGCATTGCCTTCCCAACACTGTCTTTAGTtaataatgtcttccatgtttcgatgctgaGAAAGTATGTGACCAACCCATCCAATGTAGTTGACTTTGAGCCCTTgcagttgaatgacaacttgagctacgaggagaGACCTGTAGAGATTCTCGCCAGAGAGGTAAAGAAATTATGCCGTAGGGAGATAGCCTTTGTGAAAGTCCTGTGGCAGAATCATCAGTTCAAGGAAGCCACTTGGGagtgagaggatgagatgagagCCAGTACCGAAGCTATTCCAGGAGTAAACTTTCAAGGACGAAACTTCCGTAAatggggaagaatgtaacaccccaaattttgttagtaatgtaatttcagtaatttcctttaattgaggcgttttggaatttttgaattttaaatgcAACTGCtggaatttgattaattaaagttgaaaatttatgtttgaaattaatgtcaagaattaatttcatttcgGAAGGGGAGTAGTTAAATTctttttgaattgaaaattaaagggaaaaaagggttaaaagttggaaaaagagaataaaataaaataagattagatgtaatagaataaataaaatgaagtattttatttattttatttagttaatttttaattattttaattactcctccttctttttaaagaaaataaaacccTCAAGCCTCTCCCTCACACTTTCCGAGCCACACTGGCCCCCTTGATTCCATCTCTCTCTCCTGTGTTTCTCGCTATCGTGCCTCTCCCTCTCCACCGCCTCCAATTGCTCTCGCTCCACGTACCGCCCCACCCTCTCTCGTTGTCCTCACGAGATCAAACCGTTGACTAGGTCGTCCGTTCATGCTCCGCGGCATCGCTCGTCAACAAACCACCGAAGCCGCTACCCAGATCTCCTCCAGCCAACTGAAGCTTTCATCGTCGACGCCCAGCCGCCTAGGTCTGCACTGCCTAGCCGTTCGTGCTCCCAGCCAACCACGTCTGTCCAAGCACCGCCCAGCCTCTGTCGCCATCGTTTTTGTCGGTTCTGTTGTTGGGCATGTTTTCTGGGCTTCTAGGATAgtttaaacaacttttgatcatcatccattaaactctttaacggagtatttgaccaaatcgtcgcatgcttgttgaaaatctatctaattcacctttccatgtaggttcccaggtaggagtgttacgtttccgtcaacttaagaaccccagcctagccagaacctgtcttagacaaaaggtcctttatagataagCTTACAacaaaattaatcttttatttcaaccaatttaatcctactaaaccgattttaaaagattcagctaggttactaaactctttagaaccacttgaacttagatctatctcatcccaattttaaaacccttttaaaaaaacttgagttcaccctaagtccgcatgcaactctgaattattgatttaggtctaatttcttttataacacttataaacggaaaccatTACCACAATGccaagctaacacatgcaaggcattcataacgattataaacagcctaagtgtcatgctcaatgtgttgtccattcattactacttcttttatataacacttatacaaaacagcaatgaaacaagaacacatgcttccatacacccttagactataacatttataataaaaggatgatgcatgataatgctcagtgcatgcaaaatataactcttatatttcatgatgcatgcgcatgctttcaagtaatttcttcatgcaatattataacaattataatacatgatgcatgaataattgcacaacctaaggtgggttttaactatatgacaaacactttggcatataagtaccatacatcacatgaaTAAAAAccaaagttgatgaaccgggtgaaaattgccttaaaatcacaaaaggaaagctaactatcaCAAAGAAAatgagtctctggttcaaataGGTGAATCGAatcttgaaccgctcgggcaaagcatcgcgtctccaaccatcgtgtactaagcaccacgtgatcgtctacacgataaaacaaacgttttgctctatcgcttaccaacgctctcaaagctaaacgatcggttagcatttactacacgatcgtttagaaaaatctaaacgatcatttagctattactacacgattgtgaaacttttactaagcgatgaagcctgaggtacacgatcgcttagcatgctCCGCACAACGCCCGCCTTccgtgatcgtctaaacgactatgATGCcgtgaagcaccatcgcctatgCTAGTGCCTTCATATCGCATACGCACAAtcatgtaggtagtaactaagcgatgaagcttgctaaatacacgatcgtctagcacccgccttttactaagcgatgagcatcacatgctccctcTATGATCATCTACCTCTAacacctacacgatcggataatcaacgctacgcgatagagtaaacaatTTACCCCATCACTTAggattaactaaacgatcgtttagaaaatactacacaatcgtctagaaaaatctaaatgatcgcttagttaaatcctaacgatcgtttacctgaagctaaacgatacgaccaacgcttcgtcttcttcttcattaagaatcgcatctccatgcttcgaagtTTCATCACCAACGACTCGaaaaactcaaactctttgaattatagacttgattgcaaagttaattacgcccaaaaacacaggggcccttacaaattaacactttgaaATGACAGAAAACTTTAACAAAAGGTAATTAAACcctaaacattcatcaacttaaccacaaatgcagaaaacgagtaaccacaaatgcagaaacccaccgcgactaCAAAATGAGTTCAAAACagagttgtaatttggaatatcaaaacaacttggctctgataccaattgaaggaaatataactcgagatttccatgagcagcgaaaataagatcattccaaattacaatcatgaatgaacattacaaattacagtcatcaacaaaacatacagttatgtaattgatatagaaattacagcatgaacaaccacaaatgaacaaggagaaaacTCTACGAAGATTTGTCGTctcgtctccatgctccttgctcacgaacactcgaacactCGAACAACATGGCTGCAACATTTCACGAACACTTTGCGATCGTCTTCAACGATCGAATTGGTCACGAACACTCCAGCAagacgaacgacctccacaaaacctcgacggtgtcaagttcagtaagacaccaccaagaagattaccttggtattctcggtgtgagaatccagagggtgggctctgttcagacttggaatgaggcagacgaaggaggaaagaaCAGTCGTATACACgactgagcaagtgggagaagacaaaaacctatcgcataggtcgatgcccaatcatttagcaaattctactcgatcgtctaacaaaagctaagcgatcgtttagctcatcttTTAGCTAtatgtctgtcgcctacaaaatattgcacaatcgtttactaaaacacgttgtcacttagtaaatcgatatttacttgacaagcgcccgtgagtttctttttctttttttttttttttttttttgcgagagagaaaaaaaaaactcaaaatcaattttcaaccttctgtaaaaacttactaaaattaggaaaacaactttccttttatctcacgattacaatgaatcaccaataaccacacacttaattggttattaaagaaaaagaattaattatccaataattaatattattataaatataaatgataatcagcttatcatactatatttataatctatagttttaatgtttcatctcatgaaacatataaaccataattctttttctattccatggtacttaatgtaaatctcatttacatcaatccttcactagatgtatctcatacatcataccaatgatatcatttataatcaaaataccttttgtcaatttgaacatttcagatca encodes:
- the LOC120084007 gene encoding uncharacterized protein LOC120084007; translated protein: MKEVVRLHEVPVSIVSDKDPRFMSNFWKSLQVALGTQLDFSTAFHPQSDGQTERLNQILEDMLRAYAIEFSGSWDAHLHLMKFAYHNSYQSTIGMSPFEALYGKSCRSLVCWDEVWQEREIESEIHWTFRGIGTNWPRSLPIGIAFPTLSLVNNVFHVSMLRKYVTNPSNVVDFEPLQLNDNLSYEERPVEILAREVKKLCRREIAFVKVLWQNHQFKEATWE